A stretch of the Candidatus Omnitrophota bacterium genome encodes the following:
- the nusG gene encoding transcription termination/antitermination factor NusG — MGEYKFYVVQALVGSEKRVYEALQAKIASYAEEGAEPKIRQVIMPEEKVVDIRKKKNVVRPRKILPGYIIIEMVLDEETFWFINGIRGVSGFLGGKTPFTVKPQEVEYLKEMVTESEKEKPRPSVQFAKNDNVRIIDGPFANFAGEIDHVDEAKGKLRVLVSIFGRSTPVELKFYQVEKT; from the coding sequence ATGGGCGAATATAAATTCTATGTTGTTCAGGCCCTTGTGGGTTCGGAAAAGAGGGTCTACGAGGCCCTCCAGGCCAAAATAGCCTCTTATGCCGAAGAGGGCGCTGAACCCAAGATAAGACAGGTGATAATGCCTGAAGAGAAAGTGGTGGACATCAGAAAAAAGAAGAATGTCGTCCGCCCCAGAAAGATACTTCCCGGATATATCATAATAGAGATGGTGCTTGACGAGGAAACCTTCTGGTTCATCAACGGTATCCGCGGCGTGAGCGGTTTTCTCGGGGGCAAGACCCCTTTTACCGTAAAGCCGCAGGAAGTGGAATACCTCAAAGAAATGGTGACGGAATCCGAAAAGGAAAAACCGCGGCCGTCGGTGCAATTCGCCAAAAACGACAACGTGCGGATCATTGACGGGCCTTTCGCCAATTTTGCGGGGGAGATAGATCATGTGGACGAGGCCAAGGGCAAGCTGAGGGTACTGGTGTCCATATTCGGCCGCTCGACGCCGGTGGAGCTTAAATTTTACCAAGTGGAGAAAACATAA
- the secE gene encoding preprotein translocase subunit SecE, translating into MSNVIKFFKSVYAELDRISWASKRDVAGFTVVVLVLVVAVSFFIMAVDLIISKIVGIFI; encoded by the coding sequence ATGAGCAACGTTATAAAATTTTTCAAAAGCGTGTATGCGGAACTGGACCGTATATCGTGGGCGTCGAAAAGAGATGTGGCGGGTTTTACTGTTGTCGTGCTGGTTTTGGTGGTTGCGGTGTCGTTTTTTATTATGGCGGTTGATTTGATAATTTCGAAAATAGTGGGGATATTTATCTGA
- the serS gene encoding serine--tRNA ligase, which translates to MINIQLLREDLELFKKRLGVRCKAELLEKILLVDGQRREILKEVEGLRAKQKKVTSPDEGRQVKAARKEQEDVLKKLDAEFQALIDTVPNLPDEDVPGGYAENNRVTKNIGEPAKKDGPPHWEIVKLLDIVDFETASEITASFWPLLKGDGVRLEMALINFFLDENDKAGFTPVMVPALVSARSAYGTGQLPKFEDDLYKVAEDNLYLIPTGEVPAGNLFRNKIMDSAKLPLKIQIPSACFRREAGSWGKLGKGLIRNHQFNKVEIFEFVKPETSEKTLDEMVERVSSLLRKLGLVHRIVLLAAGDMGFSAAKTYDIEVWMKGMGDWLEVSSCSNCRDFQSRRTGTRFKNDSGKTEFVHTLNGSALAVGRIFAAVCENFWDGQAVILPDCLKQYIGKNSIG; encoded by the coding sequence ATGATAAATATTCAGCTGTTGAGGGAGGATCTGGAGCTTTTTAAAAAGCGTCTGGGTGTACGCTGCAAGGCAGAATTGCTCGAGAAGATCCTTCTGGTTGACGGGCAAAGGCGCGAAATCCTCAAGGAAGTAGAGGGGCTCAGGGCCAAACAGAAAAAAGTCACTTCTCCGGATGAGGGCCGGCAGGTCAAGGCCGCGAGAAAAGAACAGGAGGATGTTCTCAAAAAACTCGATGCTGAGTTTCAGGCACTGATCGATACGGTGCCGAATCTTCCGGATGAGGATGTGCCGGGCGGATACGCGGAAAATAACAGGGTGACAAAAAACATAGGAGAGCCGGCGAAAAAAGACGGCCCGCCGCACTGGGAAATAGTCAAGCTCCTTGATATAGTTGATTTTGAAACAGCCTCGGAAATCACCGCTTCCTTCTGGCCCCTGCTTAAAGGCGACGGCGTAAGGCTGGAAATGGCGCTCATCAACTTTTTTCTGGACGAGAACGACAAAGCCGGCTTTACTCCGGTCATGGTGCCGGCCCTGGTTTCGGCCCGCAGCGCTTACGGAACGGGACAGCTCCCCAAGTTTGAAGACGATCTTTATAAAGTCGCTGAAGACAATCTCTATCTCATCCCTACCGGAGAGGTGCCGGCGGGAAATCTTTTCAGGAACAAGATCATGGATAGCGCCAAACTCCCTCTCAAGATCCAGATTCCCAGCGCGTGTTTCAGGCGCGAGGCCGGTTCATGGGGCAAGCTGGGGAAGGGGCTCATAAGGAATCATCAGTTCAACAAGGTGGAGATCTTTGAGTTTGTAAAACCCGAAACCTCCGAAAAAACCCTTGACGAAATGGTGGAAAGGGTTTCTTCGCTTTTGCGGAAACTGGGCCTGGTCCACAGGATCGTTCTTCTTGCCGCAGGGGACATGGGTTTTTCGGCGGCCAAAACATACGATATAGAAGTGTGGATGAAGGGCATGGGGGACTGGCTCGAGGTTTCGTCCTGTTCCAACTGCCGTGATTTTCAGTCCCGCCGGACGGGGACAAGATTCAAAAATGATTCAGGAAAAACAGAGTTTGTCCACACCCTCAACGGCTCGGCTCTGGCGGTGGGCAGGATCTTCGCGGCCGTATGCGAAAATTTCTGGGATGGGCAAGCCGTCATCCTTCCCGATTGCCTGAAACAATACATAGGCAAAAACAGTATAGGATAG
- the gyrA gene encoding DNA gyrase subunit A, which yields MAKNTKPGVEEEKVGTQTQDISKVLVRNVETEMITSYINYSMSVIVGRALPDVRDGLKPVHRRILYSMKELGLSYNKTFKKAARIVGECLGKYHPHGDLSVYDALIRMAQHFSLRYPLVRGQGNVGSIDGDPPAAMRYVEAKLERIADEMLKDLDKGTVDFRDNFDATLQEPTVMPSNFPNLLVNGSEGIAVGMATKIPPHNLSEVVDATIALIDNPELDDATLFKLIPAPDFPTAAIITNRSGIQQAYKTGRGSFKIKARAEIEQVKGGREVIVVTELPYQVNKARLIENIAILVREKKITGIMNLRDESDKDGVRVVVDVSRDAVGGVVLNQLFKHTQLSVSFGIILLSLVNNVPKVLSLRQMLGYYIDHRIDVITRRTKFDLAKAEARAHILEGLRIALENLDKIIKTIKESENPAAAKDALVKNFKMSELQASAILEMRLHQLTGLERIKVEEEYIEKIKLIEKLKKILADTGEILAIIKEDLEEVRKKYGDKRLTEISDEDTDIEDEDLISDTEVALTITHQGYIKRVPLSTWRVQGRGGKGVNSMKTKDEDYLEHLFVTSNLATFLVFTNLGKLYWLKVWKIPEATRTSQGKALVNFLAFKTASEKFNSFCQIRNLADACGTLLMVSEKGLIKKTPVAAYSHPRSSGIIAINLKEGDKLVKVQPSDEKSDVVIATKLGKAIRFSETTVRSVGRSASGVRGIRLGAGDSVVGMVVQKPSSKEAVLVISEKGYGKRTDILAYRKQSRGGKGVINMKINDKTGPVVAIFSCGIDDEIMIITTGGITIRQKAKNIRMIGRATSGVRLIKLGEGDRVASAGKIISDEEIAV from the coding sequence ATGGCAAAAAATACTAAACCAGGCGTGGAAGAAGAAAAAGTCGGCACTCAGACACAGGACATTTCAAAAGTGCTGGTGAGAAATGTGGAAACCGAGATGATCACTTCCTACATCAATTACTCTATGAGTGTCATAGTGGGAAGGGCTCTTCCGGATGTGCGGGACGGACTCAAACCCGTGCACAGGAGAATCCTTTATTCTATGAAGGAACTCGGCCTCTCTTACAACAAAACTTTCAAAAAAGCGGCCAGAATAGTCGGTGAATGTCTGGGTAAATATCATCCACACGGCGATCTTTCTGTTTATGACGCGCTCATAAGAATGGCGCAGCACTTCTCACTGCGCTATCCGCTTGTCAGGGGACAGGGCAATGTGGGTTCCATAGACGGAGACCCGCCCGCGGCCATGAGATATGTGGAAGCCAAGCTTGAGAGGATAGCGGATGAGATGCTCAAGGATCTGGACAAAGGCACGGTTGATTTTAGGGACAATTTTGACGCCACACTCCAGGAGCCGACGGTTATGCCCTCGAATTTCCCGAATCTTCTTGTGAACGGCTCGGAAGGAATCGCCGTGGGTATGGCCACAAAAATCCCCCCGCACAATCTGAGCGAAGTGGTGGACGCGACTATCGCTTTGATAGATAATCCCGAGCTTGACGACGCTACACTCTTCAAACTCATTCCGGCTCCCGATTTTCCGACGGCGGCTATAATCACAAACCGCAGCGGGATCCAGCAGGCTTATAAAACCGGAAGGGGCTCTTTTAAAATAAAGGCCCGCGCGGAAATAGAACAGGTCAAAGGCGGCAGGGAGGTAATAGTGGTAACCGAGCTGCCCTATCAGGTGAACAAGGCCAGGCTGATAGAAAATATAGCCATTCTTGTCAGGGAAAAGAAAATAACAGGCATCATGAACCTCAGGGACGAATCCGATAAGGACGGGGTACGCGTGGTTGTGGATGTTTCCAGAGACGCCGTAGGTGGAGTTGTGCTGAATCAGCTTTTCAAGCACACGCAGCTGTCGGTCAGCTTCGGCATAATACTCCTGTCGCTGGTCAACAATGTGCCGAAGGTGCTGAGCCTCCGGCAGATGCTCGGCTATTACATAGACCACAGAATTGATGTTATCACAAGGCGCACCAAATTCGATCTTGCCAAGGCCGAAGCGCGCGCGCACATTCTTGAGGGACTGAGGATAGCCCTTGAAAACCTGGACAAGATCATAAAGACGATAAAGGAGTCCGAAAACCCCGCTGCCGCCAAAGATGCTCTCGTCAAAAATTTCAAAATGAGCGAGCTGCAGGCGTCTGCCATTCTTGAGATGAGACTGCATCAGCTCACCGGCCTTGAAAGGATCAAGGTGGAGGAAGAGTATATAGAAAAGATCAAGCTCATAGAGAAGCTGAAAAAGATCCTTGCCGACACCGGAGAAATCCTCGCCATAATCAAGGAGGATCTTGAAGAGGTGAGAAAAAAATACGGCGATAAGCGTTTAACGGAAATATCCGACGAAGACACGGATATAGAAGACGAGGATCTCATAAGCGACACAGAGGTGGCGCTGACGATAACCCATCAGGGTTATATCAAGAGAGTGCCGCTCTCCACCTGGCGCGTTCAGGGCCGCGGCGGCAAGGGCGTGAATTCGATGAAGACAAAAGATGAGGATTATCTGGAACATCTTTTTGTCACCTCAAATCTCGCTACCTTTCTGGTGTTTACAAATCTGGGCAAGCTCTACTGGCTGAAGGTGTGGAAAATACCCGAGGCGACCAGGACATCCCAGGGTAAGGCCCTCGTTAATTTCCTGGCATTCAAGACAGCGAGCGAAAAGTTCAATTCGTTCTGCCAGATAAGAAATCTTGCTGATGCCTGTGGAACACTTCTGATGGTGTCCGAAAAAGGCCTTATCAAAAAAACACCGGTTGCCGCATACAGCCACCCGCGCTCTTCGGGCATCATAGCCATCAATCTGAAAGAGGGGGATAAGCTTGTCAAAGTTCAGCCCTCCGATGAAAAATCGGATGTTGTGATAGCCACGAAGCTGGGCAAAGCCATAAGATTTTCCGAAACAACCGTCAGGTCGGTTGGCCGCAGCGCCTCCGGCGTGCGGGGAATAAGGCTCGGTGCGGGAGACAGCGTTGTCGGGATGGTCGTCCAGAAACCCTCTTCCAAAGAAGCCGTTCTTGTCATATCTGAAAAAGGATACGGTAAAAGAACGGATATCCTGGCTTACAGAAAACAGAGCCGCGGCGGGAAGGGCGTGATCAACATGAAAATAAATGACAAGACGGGCCCGGTTGTCGCTATATTCTCATGCGGCATTGATGATGAGATCATGATAATAACGACAGGCGGCATCACCATAAGGCAGAAAGCGAAAAACATCAGAATGATAGGCCGGGCGACATCGGGCGTGAGGCTCATCAAACTGGGCGAGGGAGACAGGGTAGCCTCGGCCGGCAAGATAATTTCTGACGAAGAAATCGCCGTATGA